The Flavobacterium faecale genome has a segment encoding these proteins:
- a CDS encoding glycoside hydrolase family 117 protein: MNCRIRITKSNILLTSLGLSCLLLSIIGCTAQKDLSKIADIQGGFPYTVTKETEKREMSSAMKRAFTNYMGPRPAANELFSAFKHTPLKGFDYHNGDGTISRRDPSKVIFENGKYYVWYTHRETPTPPMGADASTETIPSTDWDLSEIWYATSEDGFTWKEQGVAIKRPAKPQVGWRSVATADILKFKGKYYLYYQGFMEASGKKGDYCPVAASYADSPDGPWTAAEGAIIENGKEGEWDQFAIHDPNPFVHDGKIYVYYKSAFNRPNNLWVAGGLAIAENPLGPFKKHALNPVLNSGHEVSLFPFKEGIAALTTQDGNEHNTIQYAKDWVNFEIAAVSSMMPTAAGPFIPDAFTDTKNGRGITWGLEHFVNAGGKGKSHTILSRFDCDLSLDVDDPEMKKTAPLLAPEVYFSQGLTKKQMERILKK; this comes from the coding sequence ATGAATTGCAGAATACGAATCACCAAGTCAAACATTCTACTAACTAGCCTTGGTTTAAGTTGTTTGTTACTATCAATTATAGGATGTACTGCTCAAAAAGACCTTTCGAAAATTGCAGATATACAAGGTGGTTTTCCTTATACGGTAACGAAGGAAACCGAAAAAAGGGAAATGAGCAGCGCTATGAAAAGAGCGTTTACAAATTATATGGGACCGAGACCGGCTGCTAATGAATTGTTCTCCGCGTTCAAACACACTCCTCTAAAAGGCTTTGATTATCACAATGGCGATGGAACTATTTCGCGTAGAGATCCTTCAAAAGTTATTTTTGAAAACGGAAAATACTACGTATGGTACACGCATCGCGAGACACCAACACCGCCCATGGGAGCAGATGCAAGCACAGAAACTATTCCTTCAACCGATTGGGATTTGAGCGAAATTTGGTACGCTACCAGCGAGGACGGATTTACTTGGAAAGAACAAGGAGTAGCCATAAAAAGACCTGCAAAACCTCAAGTAGGTTGGCGGTCGGTAGCAACTGCGGATATTTTGAAATTTAAAGGAAAATACTATTTGTATTACCAAGGTTTTATGGAAGCCAGCGGAAAAAAAGGGGATTACTGCCCAGTTGCTGCCTCTTATGCTGATTCGCCTGATGGTCCGTGGACAGCTGCCGAAGGCGCTATTATCGAAAATGGAAAAGAAGGAGAATGGGATCAGTTTGCCATTCACGATCCTAATCCGTTTGTACACGACGGCAAAATATATGTGTATTACAAATCAGCTTTTAATAGACCCAATAACCTTTGGGTAGCAGGTGGTTTGGCAATAGCAGAAAATCCTCTTGGACCATTCAAAAAACATGCTTTGAATCCGGTTTTAAACTCCGGTCATGAGGTTTCTCTATTTCCGTTTAAGGAAGGAATTGCTGCCTTAACTACACAAGATGGAAATGAACACAACACAATTCAGTACGCTAAAGACTGGGTAAATTTTGAAATAGCTGCAGTTTCATCAATGATGCCAACCGCTGCAGGACCTTTTATTCCAGATGCTTTTACAGATACTAAAAATGGAAGAGGAATCACTTGGGGACTAGAACATTTTGTTAATGCAGGAGGTAAAGGTAAATCGCATACGATTCTAAGTCGTTTTGACTGTGATTTGAGTTTGGATGTTGATGATCCCGAAATGAAAAAAACAGCTCCTTTATTAGCTCCAGAGGTTTATTTTAGTCAAGGTTTGACCAAAAAACAGATGGAAAGAATTTTGAAAAAATAA
- a CDS encoding sulfatase family protein, which yields MKIISSFLFFSILITFPILSLAQDRPNILWINSDDLGVELACYGNKDVKTPHIDQLAKQGTLYKNAYATAPVCSTSRSSMITGMYPPAINCQDHRTINMTMLPDGIEPITTYFKNAGYFCSNGSPADLNKKGKEDFNFLNENLFDGTDWRQRAKGQAFFAQIQIKQPHRPFVRDLKNPIDPQSVTLPACYPDYPLLKADWALYLESIQDADRQVGEIMERLEKDGLLENTIIFFFGDNGRPHLRDKQFLYEGGLKVPLIVRYPKLLKAGKIDQQLVSLIDVTATSLALSNIEVPKHIQGNVFLGKNSSQRKYVYGFRDRTGDAIENMRSITDGRYKLIWNRTPDRSWMQLTSYKKLEYPAFALYHYLYEKGELKAPFNQFMADTKPEVELFDLKKDPMEFNNLENSFKHQKIKSVLLSKLQKDMVFFEKNRIQENAATEKEAMESSVKYYKKGLMEENLGLKVDATYEQIVKKWEKELLLK from the coding sequence ATGAAAATCATATCTAGCTTTCTATTTTTCAGTATTTTAATTACTTTTCCAATTCTTTCATTGGCACAAGATCGTCCCAATATTTTATGGATTAATTCAGATGATTTAGGTGTAGAACTTGCTTGTTACGGTAATAAAGATGTAAAAACACCTCATATAGATCAATTGGCAAAGCAAGGAACTCTTTATAAAAATGCCTATGCTACAGCGCCAGTATGCTCCACGAGTCGTTCGTCAATGATAACAGGAATGTATCCACCAGCTATTAATTGTCAAGATCACAGAACGATAAACATGACGATGTTGCCAGATGGAATCGAACCGATCACGACCTATTTTAAAAATGCAGGCTATTTCTGTTCTAATGGAAGCCCAGCTGATTTGAATAAAAAAGGGAAGGAAGATTTTAATTTTTTGAATGAAAATTTATTTGATGGAACAGATTGGAGACAAAGAGCAAAAGGGCAAGCTTTCTTTGCACAAATTCAAATTAAGCAGCCGCACCGGCCATTTGTTAGAGATTTAAAAAATCCTATTGACCCCCAAAGTGTTACGCTACCCGCTTGCTACCCTGATTATCCATTATTAAAAGCAGATTGGGCTTTGTATCTAGAAAGTATTCAAGACGCAGATCGTCAAGTAGGTGAAATAATGGAAAGACTAGAGAAAGACGGATTGCTAGAAAATACCATCATTTTCTTTTTTGGAGATAATGGAAGACCTCATCTACGAGACAAGCAATTTTTATATGAGGGCGGTTTAAAGGTTCCCTTGATTGTTCGTTATCCAAAACTATTGAAAGCGGGAAAAATAGACCAACAATTGGTGAGCTTGATTGATGTTACTGCCACCTCTTTGGCATTATCGAATATTGAGGTTCCAAAACATATTCAAGGAAATGTTTTTTTAGGTAAAAACTCAAGTCAACGTAAATATGTTTATGGTTTTAGAGATAGAACAGGAGATGCCATAGAAAATATGCGAAGTATTACAGACGGAAGATACAAGCTAATTTGGAACAGAACCCCAGACAGATCCTGGATGCAACTTACAAGTTATAAAAAATTGGAATACCCAGCATTTGCTTTGTATCACTATTTATATGAAAAAGGAGAATTAAAAGCTCCCTTTAATCAATTTATGGCTGACACAAAACCAGAAGTCGAACTTTTTGATTTAAAAAAGGATCCAATGGAATTTAATAATTTAGAAAATTCCTTTAAGCATCAAAAGATTAAATCCGTCCTATTGTCAAAACTTCAAAAAGACATGGTGTTTTTTGAAAAAAATAGGATACAAGAAAATGCGGCTACAGAAAAAGAAGCAATGGAATCTTCTGTAAAGTATTACAAAAAAGGACTTATGGAGGAGAATTTAGGTTTAAAAGTAGATGCTACTTATGAACAAATAGTAAAAAAATGGGAGAAAGAACTATTATTAAAATAG
- a CDS encoding glycoside hydrolase family protein, which produces MKYIKILVISLLILQSCAQKSKKSAANVGGNDFKIEFGKVAKKSVFSEEGMSIWGGSLVKGEDNLYHMFYSRWPKAPGWIWVSHSEIAHAVSDSPFGPFKFKDVALKVRGAEYWDGLCTHNPTIHKFNGKYYLYYMGNTGDLKIEGTPEKEELNWVHRNNQRIGVAVADSPSGPWKRFDKPVVDVSKDDNAHDALVTSNPSVCQTPEGKYLIVYKGVGKKFPLPNGGPVVHCVAIADSPTGPFVKREKLAFEIKGERFPAEDPYIWFQDGKYRAIVKRIKEIDKKRVFSLVQYESKNGFDWVPSKYHEISERKVQWEDGRVQQFTHLERPQVFFENGKAVALLCAADTIVNKVRNSFNIQIPLIITKD; this is translated from the coding sequence ATGAAATATATAAAAATTCTGGTAATTTCACTTTTAATATTACAGTCTTGCGCTCAAAAATCTAAAAAATCTGCTGCCAATGTTGGAGGAAATGATTTTAAAATTGAGTTTGGAAAAGTAGCAAAAAAATCAGTTTTTTCAGAAGAAGGAATGAGTATTTGGGGAGGTTCGCTGGTCAAAGGGGAAGATAATTTGTATCATATGTTTTATTCTCGTTGGCCAAAAGCACCAGGATGGATTTGGGTTTCGCACTCCGAGATCGCTCATGCGGTTTCTGATTCTCCTTTTGGACCATTCAAATTCAAAGATGTTGCTTTGAAGGTGCGAGGAGCCGAATATTGGGACGGATTGTGTACACATAATCCAACGATTCATAAATTCAACGGAAAGTATTATCTCTATTATATGGGGAATACGGGTGATTTAAAAATTGAAGGAACACCAGAGAAAGAAGAATTGAATTGGGTACATCGCAACAATCAACGAATAGGAGTGGCGGTTGCAGACAGTCCATCTGGACCTTGGAAACGTTTTGATAAACCCGTTGTTGATGTGTCGAAAGATGACAATGCCCACGATGCTTTAGTAACATCAAATCCGTCTGTCTGTCAAACGCCAGAAGGGAAATATTTGATTGTTTACAAAGGAGTGGGGAAAAAATTTCCATTGCCAAATGGTGGTCCAGTCGTGCATTGTGTAGCCATTGCTGACTCACCTACGGGTCCATTTGTAAAGAGAGAAAAATTAGCATTTGAAATTAAAGGGGAACGTTTCCCTGCCGAAGACCCTTATATTTGGTTTCAAGATGGCAAATACAGAGCAATTGTAAAACGTATTAAAGAAATTGATAAAAAAAGGGTATTCTCCTTGGTGCAATACGAATCTAAAAATGGTTTTGATTGGGTACCTTCAAAATACCATGAAATATCAGAACGTAAAGTGCAATGGGAAGATGGTCGTGTACAACAGTTTACCCATTTAGAACGTCCACAAGTGTTTTTTGAAAACGGAAAAGCAGTAGCATTGCTTTGTGCTGCAGATACGATTGTCAACAAAGTACGAAATTCTTTTAATATCCAAATTCCATTAATAATCACAAAAGACTAA
- a CDS encoding glycoside hydrolase family 2 TIM barrel-domain containing protein: MNKILLSIAVFCFLGVNAQKAIDTQFSLNGDWKFYAIEGQGSNSLQVKEEPTDIIVDNADADFVEIKGKWNLKKVGTKGATFYKADFLQRVFRVGDTGDNYVRFRPKISKKGNYEAFVRFPFETNLTTQFTVQHADGEVATYANQRSCGDQWISLGIYTFNASKDNFVEISAIDEGGVSADAVLFRPISDAVFSNAKNLPNQVYLPQFNDSKWNRLKVPGHWGMLNNFSNYVGKGWYRKTFNFPANWKINPNEQVRLQFEAVYHVAKVYLNGKFVGEHQGGFSPFELDITDKVLAGKPNVLAVEVDNNFLVGATWNWGGIIREVAIVKNKAVRITQQYIHAEPNLKTGTALLKLRLRVENNSGVTQNIQINSAILDIKKVAEMTGNLAVLAHSIQEINLETTLKPEDVKLWHFDLPNLYQIQTTIRENKQQLDNQTNTFGIRKIEINDSQLFLNGEPIRLGGFNRVSEHRFWGSSEPQELLEQDMKLMKEAGSNFMRIMHGTQNERLIDLCDKMGILLFEEVNVRELSNPEFNAPIFDPYPKEWIKAMVNRDINHPSIIGWSVGNELKNHFDYGRKMMEYVKTELDPYRLVTCVSNSGQKDSATPETDPNTFADIIMHNMYQWQGKPQEILEIIRKKWPNKPIFISEYGFDPFQTPSLDEDKEILSDWHDTFRNKNPFVIGTSLWTFNDYRSGYAGTSDEENRVWGVINSWRQKRRLFDRVKKELSPVKDIQVEGIDFDKKEAQVIVPIRGLADYPIFSLKGYTLVWIFKDANGLIISKNEMILPTIHPQDGLWKGTIQWTNLKTNPMSLTVNLENSIGINRFEKTLSFQVPNPPAIKEIITGNQSVRVLFDKVAGATEYQISYLNSANHLVKTPKTIADYIDVPQLVNNQSVSLTLTAFNDKGESKPSIKVIATPNGIALPPLVYDAFIADQKLVIGYATTKDELKYKVRYGATEKLLNKNFVTNVKGMLSIDLKAEKVICFQIKSVLKTGESNWSNVIKAKK; this comes from the coding sequence ATGAATAAGATACTATTATCAATTGCTGTTTTTTGTTTTTTGGGTGTGAATGCGCAAAAAGCAATCGATACTCAATTTTCGTTAAACGGCGATTGGAAATTTTATGCCATTGAGGGTCAAGGTTCCAATTCGCTTCAGGTGAAGGAAGAACCTACGGATATAATTGTGGATAATGCCGATGCTGATTTTGTAGAAATAAAAGGAAAATGGAACCTCAAAAAAGTAGGGACAAAAGGCGCTACTTTTTATAAAGCGGATTTTTTACAAAGAGTTTTTAGAGTAGGAGATACGGGAGATAATTATGTTCGTTTTAGACCTAAAATTTCGAAAAAAGGCAATTACGAGGCATTTGTACGCTTTCCGTTCGAAACCAATCTGACAACACAATTTACCGTGCAACATGCCGACGGAGAAGTGGCTACTTATGCCAACCAGCGCAGCTGTGGTGACCAATGGATAAGTCTTGGGATTTATACTTTTAACGCTTCCAAAGATAATTTTGTAGAAATTTCGGCTATTGATGAAGGTGGTGTTTCTGCAGATGCGGTGCTATTTAGACCCATTTCTGACGCTGTTTTTTCGAATGCTAAAAACCTTCCCAATCAAGTGTATTTGCCACAATTTAATGATTCCAAATGGAATCGATTGAAAGTGCCAGGGCATTGGGGAATGCTAAATAATTTTTCTAATTATGTGGGTAAAGGTTGGTATCGCAAGACGTTTAACTTCCCTGCAAACTGGAAAATTAATCCGAACGAACAAGTGCGTTTGCAGTTTGAAGCCGTGTATCATGTTGCCAAAGTATATCTCAATGGAAAATTTGTGGGAGAACATCAAGGCGGCTTTTCGCCATTTGAGTTGGATATAACCGATAAGGTTTTAGCAGGAAAACCAAACGTTCTAGCAGTCGAAGTGGATAATAATTTTCTCGTTGGCGCTACTTGGAACTGGGGCGGAATTATCAGAGAAGTGGCGATAGTTAAAAATAAAGCTGTTCGAATCACGCAGCAATACATACATGCAGAACCGAATTTAAAAACGGGAACAGCACTTTTGAAATTACGATTGAGAGTTGAAAATAATTCAGGGGTAACACAAAACATTCAAATCAATTCTGCTATTTTGGATATCAAAAAAGTTGCAGAAATGACAGGGAATCTTGCTGTTTTGGCCCATTCGATACAAGAAATTAATCTAGAAACAACGCTTAAACCAGAAGATGTAAAACTGTGGCATTTTGATTTGCCAAATTTGTATCAGATTCAAACGACTATCAGAGAAAACAAACAGCAATTGGACAATCAAACCAATACGTTTGGTATTAGAAAAATAGAAATCAACGACTCGCAATTGTTTTTGAATGGCGAACCCATTCGATTAGGCGGTTTTAATAGAGTGAGTGAGCACCGCTTTTGGGGAAGTTCAGAACCGCAAGAATTGTTAGAGCAAGACATGAAATTAATGAAAGAGGCGGGTTCCAATTTTATGCGCATTATGCACGGAACACAAAACGAGCGTTTGATAGATTTGTGTGATAAAATGGGGATTTTACTTTTTGAAGAAGTAAATGTGAGGGAATTGTCTAATCCAGAATTTAATGCACCAATTTTCGATCCTTATCCCAAAGAGTGGATAAAAGCGATGGTGAATCGAGACATTAATCATCCGAGTATTATTGGTTGGAGCGTGGGTAACGAACTCAAAAATCATTTTGATTACGGTCGAAAAATGATGGAATATGTTAAAACCGAATTGGACCCGTACCGTTTGGTGACTTGTGTGAGCAATTCAGGACAGAAAGATTCGGCTACGCCAGAAACAGACCCCAATACTTTTGCCGATATTATTATGCACAATATGTACCAATGGCAGGGAAAACCACAAGAGATTTTGGAAATAATTAGAAAAAAATGGCCCAACAAACCCATTTTTATTTCAGAATATGGGTTTGACCCTTTTCAAACGCCTTCTTTGGATGAGGATAAAGAAATACTTTCGGACTGGCATGATACTTTTCGAAATAAAAACCCTTTTGTAATTGGCACCTCGTTATGGACATTCAACGATTATCGTTCGGGTTATGCTGGAACATCCGATGAGGAAAATAGGGTGTGGGGAGTCATCAATTCTTGGAGACAAAAACGCCGACTTTTTGATAGAGTAAAAAAAGAATTGAGTCCCGTAAAAGACATTCAGGTTGAAGGAATCGATTTTGATAAAAAAGAAGCACAAGTGATTGTTCCGATTCGTGGACTAGCAGATTATCCAATTTTTAGTTTGAAAGGCTATACATTGGTGTGGATTTTTAAAGATGCGAATGGTTTAATTATTTCGAAAAATGAAATGATTTTACCAACAATCCATCCACAAGACGGACTCTGGAAAGGAACGATTCAGTGGACAAATTTGAAAACTAATCCAATGAGCTTAACTGTGAATTTAGAAAATTCAATAGGCATTAATAGATTCGAAAAAACACTTTCGTTTCAAGTTCCAAATCCACCAGCGATAAAGGAAATAATTACTGGAAACCAATCGGTACGGGTTTTGTTTGATAAAGTTGCAGGAGCTACAGAATACCAAATAAGTTATTTAAACAGCGCCAATCACTTGGTAAAAACGCCAAAAACGATTGCCGATTATATTGATGTTCCTCAATTGGTAAACAATCAATCGGTTTCATTGACTTTGACTGCTTTTAATGACAAAGGAGAAAGCAAACCTTCGATAAAAGTAATAGCAACTCCAAACGGAATTGCATTGCCACCTCTGGTTTACGATGCTTTTATTGCGGATCAAAAATTAGTGATAGGATACGCAACAACTAAAGATGAATTAAAATACAAAGTGCGTTATGGCGCAACAGAAAAATTGTTAAACAAAAATTTTGTTACCAATGTAAAAGGAATGCTTTCGATTGATTTGAAAGCTGAAAAGGTCATTTGTTTTCAAATAAAAAGTGTTTTAAAAACGGGAGAAAGTAATTGGTCAAATGTTATAAAAGCAAAAAAATAG
- a CDS encoding FAD-dependent oxidoreductase → MLQENFSQIARKNKTVITQSDLVVVGGGLAGVCAAIAAARDGIMVTLVQDRPVLGGNASSEVRLWTLGATSHMGNNNRWAREGGIIDEILVENLYRNKEGNALIFDTVLLEKVTNEKNITLLLNTSVYEVEKSAPTTISKVHAFCSQNSTTYILEAKLFCDASGDGIVGFQAGAAFRMGAETKEEFGELFAPDQSYGELLGHTIYFYSKDSGAPVKYVAPEFALKDITEIPRYKSLSDKDFGCRLWWLEYGGRKDTIHESEDIKWELWKVVYGVWDYIKNSGEFPDAENLTLEWVGTIPGKRESRRFEGQYMIKQQDIIEQNEFEDAVSFGGWAVDLHPSDGVYDSRPGCTQYHSKGVYHIPLSTMVSKNIDNLFLAGRIISATHVAFGSTRVMATCAHMGQAVGFAAAQAIKQNSAPLQLLEKENLKQLQQTLSINGQSIPGIAIDENLNLIAEANVTASSTLALNTIDFDGEWTSLEVAVAQLLPLKANIKYSFKFFAKAKQATQITVQLRTASKSKNYTPDTILETKEIELHEGEQFIVIDFEASTSENQYAFVTFLSNENVSLQSSNSRYTGILSVFNGQNKAVNNTGKQTPPEDVGIDAFEFWIPFRRPKGQNIAMEISPALTDFATDNLTNGFVRPYGAANAWMAALNDKNPSLKIAWEVEKEVSELKLFLDPDYDHPMESTLMGHPEDVVPFCVRNYTIKNLDGTILFEKKNNYQAINSFTFDANFKTKGFLIELEQAHTTVPVSVFELFCH, encoded by the coding sequence ATGTTACAAGAAAATTTTAGCCAGATTGCCAGAAAAAATAAAACAGTAATCACACAATCCGATTTGGTGGTGGTAGGAGGCGGACTTGCGGGTGTGTGTGCTGCTATTGCTGCCGCTCGTGACGGAATTATGGTGACCTTGGTGCAAGACCGTCCAGTTTTAGGCGGAAATGCTTCTAGCGAAGTCCGTTTATGGACTTTGGGAGCAACTTCGCACATGGGAAACAACAACCGTTGGGCAAGAGAAGGCGGAATTATTGACGAAATTTTAGTCGAAAATTTATATCGAAATAAAGAGGGAAATGCACTTATTTTTGACACGGTTTTACTCGAAAAAGTAACGAATGAAAAAAATATTACGCTACTGCTAAACACTTCTGTATATGAAGTTGAAAAATCAGCACCTACTACAATTAGCAAAGTACATGCGTTTTGCAGTCAAAACTCGACAACTTATATTTTGGAAGCGAAACTGTTTTGTGATGCTTCTGGTGACGGAATCGTTGGGTTTCAAGCTGGAGCCGCTTTTAGAATGGGTGCAGAAACCAAAGAAGAATTTGGAGAGCTTTTTGCTCCTGATCAATCGTATGGAGAATTGTTAGGACATACAATCTACTTTTATAGTAAAGATTCGGGAGCGCCAGTTAAATATGTAGCGCCAGAATTTGCCTTAAAAGACATCACCGAAATTCCACGTTACAAATCACTGAGCGATAAAGATTTTGGTTGTCGTTTGTGGTGGTTGGAGTACGGCGGACGAAAAGATACCATTCACGAATCGGAAGATATTAAATGGGAATTATGGAAAGTTGTGTACGGAGTTTGGGATTATATCAAAAACTCAGGTGAATTTCCGGATGCCGAAAACTTAACTTTAGAATGGGTAGGAACGATACCAGGAAAGAGAGAAAGCCGCCGTTTTGAAGGACAGTATATGATTAAACAACAAGATATAATTGAACAAAATGAGTTTGAGGATGCCGTTTCCTTTGGTGGCTGGGCAGTCGATTTACACCCTTCAGATGGGGTGTATGATAGTCGTCCGGGTTGTACGCAATACCATTCCAAGGGGGTTTATCATATTCCACTGAGCACGATGGTTAGTAAAAATATTGATAATTTGTTCTTGGCAGGCCGCATCATCAGTGCCACTCACGTAGCTTTTGGTTCTACTCGAGTGATGGCAACTTGCGCACATATGGGACAAGCAGTTGGGTTTGCAGCCGCACAAGCCATCAAACAAAATAGTGCGCCATTACAATTGTTAGAAAAAGAAAATTTAAAACAATTGCAACAAACTTTAAGCATCAATGGGCAAAGTATTCCAGGAATTGCTATTGATGAAAATTTGAATTTAATTGCTGAGGCAAACGTAACCGCTTCTTCGACTTTGGCATTAAATACCATTGATTTTGATGGAGAATGGACCTCTCTAGAAGTTGCCGTTGCTCAACTATTACCTTTGAAAGCCAATATAAAATATAGCTTTAAATTTTTTGCGAAAGCGAAACAAGCGACACAAATTACGGTACAATTGCGTACGGCTTCTAAGTCGAAAAATTATACGCCTGATACTATTTTAGAAACTAAAGAAATTGAACTTCATGAAGGAGAACAATTTATTGTAATTGATTTTGAAGCGAGCACTAGCGAAAATCAATATGCTTTTGTTACTTTTTTATCGAATGAAAACGTAAGTCTTCAATCGAGTAATAGTCGTTATACCGGAATTTTATCAGTCTTTAATGGTCAAAATAAAGCCGTAAACAATACCGGAAAACAAACGCCACCAGAGGATGTTGGAATAGATGCATTCGAATTTTGGATTCCGTTTAGAAGACCAAAAGGACAAAATATTGCGATGGAAATCAGTCCAGCCTTGACCGATTTTGCTACGGACAATTTGACCAACGGTTTTGTACGTCCCTATGGTGCGGCAAATGCGTGGATGGCTGCACTAAACGACAAGAATCCAAGTTTAAAGATAGCCTGGGAGGTTGAAAAAGAAGTAAGCGAACTAAAACTTTTCCTTGACCCAGATTATGACCATCCGATGGAGTCAACTTTGATGGGGCATCCGGAAGATGTGGTTCCGTTTTGTGTTCGTAATTACACCATAAAAAATTTGGATGGTACTATTTTATTCGAAAAGAAAAATAATTACCAAGCCATCAACAGTTTTACATTCGATGCCAATTTTAAAACCAAAGGATTTTTAATTGAATTGGAACAAGCACATACAACTGTTCCTGTTTCGGTTTTTGAATTGTTTTGTCACTAA